The following proteins come from a genomic window of Gimesia chilikensis:
- a CDS encoding BMC domain-containing protein, with translation MSSEAIGLIETKGLVAQIEASDAMLKAANVTLVDQIQIGGAYITTVIQGDIGSVRAAVDAGAAAASQIGELVGAHVIARPSESLMSHFM, from the coding sequence ATGAGTTCTGAAGCAATTGGTCTGATTGAAACAAAAGGTCTGGTCGCTCAAATCGAAGCTTCCGACGCCATGCTGAAAGCTGCCAACGTGACTCTGGTTGACCAGATTCAGATTGGTGGTGCCTACATTACCACCGTGATCCAGGGTGATATCGGATCGGTTCGTGCTGCTGTTGACGCTGGTGCTGCTGCCGCTTCTCAAATCGGAGAACTGGTTGGTGCACACGTCATCGCACGCCCCTCCGAAAGCCTGATGTCACACTTTATGTAA
- a CDS encoding BMC domain-containing protein, translated as MAKAMEALGMVETKGLISLIEAADAMLKAANVQMIGWEKVGSGLVTGFVVGDVAAVKAAVDAGAAAASKVGEVVSVQVIPRPHEELASVLPSKTAAAKK; from the coding sequence ATGGCGAAAGCAATGGAAGCCCTGGGAATGGTGGAAACAAAAGGGCTGATCAGCCTGATTGAAGCCGCCGATGCAATGCTCAAAGCAGCCAACGTACAGATGATTGGCTGGGAAAAAGTAGGTAGCGGTCTGGTAACCGGTTTTGTTGTCGGTGATGTCGCTGCTGTCAAAGCTGCTGTCGACGCCGGTGCTGCTGCTGCCAGCAAAGTTGGCGAAGTTGTCAGCGTACAGGTCATTCCTCGTCCGCACGAAGAACTGGCTAGCGTACTGCCCAGCAAGACTGCCGCTGCTAAGAAATAA
- the pduL gene encoding phosphate propanoyltransferase produces MTQLKNSISRSQVEQLVRQALSQQLPGTSAPGLQTAPNPLVVNISARHVHLSQEHLEVLFGKGAELEVQKDLYQDGYFAATQTVAIVGPRRRMIPNVRVLGPCRGDTQVELAYTDSISLGLDLPVRISGDIKGTPGCVLMGPQGVVELDFGVIRAARHVHMSPADCAYYGCANGDSLHLRVDSPGCTTVLEDVVVRENPDVKLEVHIDTDEGNAVDLDHATSVKLFVPESCKCKHS; encoded by the coding sequence ATGACACAACTGAAAAATTCCATCTCTCGCTCGCAGGTAGAACAACTGGTTCGTCAGGCTTTATCTCAACAACTCCCGGGCACATCAGCTCCGGGACTGCAGACGGCCCCGAACCCCCTGGTTGTGAATATCTCAGCACGACACGTGCATCTCTCTCAGGAACACCTGGAAGTCCTGTTCGGCAAAGGCGCTGAACTCGAAGTCCAGAAAGACCTCTACCAGGATGGCTACTTCGCCGCCACCCAGACCGTGGCGATTGTCGGCCCCCGCCGCCGGATGATTCCCAACGTTCGCGTTCTGGGACCCTGCCGTGGCGATACTCAGGTCGAACTGGCCTATACCGATTCCATCTCTCTCGGACTGGATCTGCCCGTCCGCATCAGTGGCGACATCAAAGGCACACCCGGTTGTGTGCTGATGGGACCCCAGGGAGTCGTCGAACTCGATTTCGGCGTGATCCGGGCTGCCCGTCACGTTCACATGTCACCCGCTGACTGTGCTTACTACGGTTGTGCCAACGGCGACAGCCTGCACCTGCGGGTCGATTCCCCCGGTTGCACCACGGTCCTCGAAGATGTGGTCGTACGCGAAAACCCGGACGTCAAACTGGAAGTCCACATCGATACCGACGAAGGCAACGCCGTCGACCTCGATCATGCGACTTCGGTCAAACTCTTCGTCCCGGAATCCTGTAAATGCAAACACAGCTGA
- a CDS encoding DeoR/GlpR family DNA-binding transcription regulator, whose amino-acid sequence MSMLLDERRESILKIVENKGFVSLVDLMDSVGASESTVRRDLEYLDGIGQIRRTRGGAAYVGESLATFEDRSFMSSRQKRLVAQAVADLIAPGEAVLMDGGTTTLEVARQLAGKELQVVTNSLPIANLLVNQPKVDLMLIGGFLFPKTGVALGKTAVESLKSVHVRRLIISVGGITEDGLYNSNMLLVETEQQMFAAAEEVIVVTDSTKFGHSALAYLCPLADVDHIVVDDGITEEWQQVLRDAGIKLTIVET is encoded by the coding sequence ATGTCAATGTTACTTGACGAAAGACGGGAAAGCATCCTAAAGATTGTCGAAAACAAGGGGTTTGTCTCCCTTGTGGATTTGATGGATTCTGTCGGTGCCTCGGAATCTACGGTTCGGAGGGATTTGGAGTATCTTGACGGAATCGGTCAGATTCGTCGCACTCGTGGTGGCGCTGCTTACGTGGGAGAGTCATTAGCCACTTTTGAAGATCGGTCTTTTATGTCGTCCAGGCAAAAAAGGCTGGTTGCTCAAGCTGTGGCTGATCTGATTGCTCCCGGAGAGGCTGTGCTGATGGATGGAGGCACAACTACTCTCGAAGTCGCTCGTCAACTGGCGGGCAAAGAACTACAGGTCGTCACCAATTCACTGCCGATCGCCAATCTGCTGGTCAACCAGCCCAAGGTCGATCTGATGTTGATCGGAGGCTTCCTGTTTCCCAAAACCGGCGTCGCGTTGGGGAAGACTGCTGTGGAATCGCTGAAAAGCGTCCATGTGCGTCGCCTCATTATCAGTGTCGGCGGAATCACGGAAGACGGGCTGTACAACAGCAACATGTTACTGGTGGAAACGGAGCAGCAGATGTTTGCCGCTGCAGAAGAAGTGATTGTGGTGACTGACAGTACCAAATTCGGGCATTCGGCTCTGGCCTACCTCTGCCCGCTGGCGGACGTCGATCACATCGTCGTGGACGACGGAATCACAGAAGAGTGGCAGCAGGTACTTCGCGATGCCGGCATCAAACTCACGATTGTCGAAACCTGA
- a CDS encoding TolC family protein, whose protein sequence is MKVKSSIAVSLLTCTLCGCAAGPASYLARKSETPAAEKQEVSYTLSLEEETAPTPETQQAAETKLVAHEEPVELPLSEIAAPLPSEPDHTTALPANSCSLAELEALAQAHNPTLIQAQAQVDAARGAAYQAGLKPNPVMGYKADQIGIEGTAGELQGAFVSQEIVTGGKLKLSRAKWTQQMCIAETNLQAQCTRVLNDVQIHYYRTLAAQQLLAVQKQLLANAEDNLQTHKEMFNLGQTNQSGLLQAEVDLQKVRLTLQTAENDLEQEWRELVAMVGVPELACTTLIGSLEPQSELLDWNTVLNQLLESSPEIVAAWERVQHDEITVEREKVQPIPNVLLNVDFGHNYETDNSVAGVSVGLPIPIFDRNQGTVDQALADLNQSRANVKRLELSLMSRLSHTYRDYRTSRQHVEAYRDRMLPKAKQAYEITHDSYYKRRAPWLDVLMAQKMYLNLQQDYIQSQLQNQETEVAIRGMLLTGGLNIPPAPMGGGHIDAVPKPR, encoded by the coding sequence GTGAAAGTCAAATCTTCGATAGCCGTTTCACTGCTCACGTGCACGCTCTGCGGTTGTGCTGCAGGTCCCGCGTCCTACCTGGCCCGGAAGTCAGAAACTCCCGCAGCTGAAAAACAGGAAGTGTCGTACACACTTTCCCTGGAAGAAGAGACCGCGCCTACCCCAGAGACGCAGCAGGCTGCTGAGACAAAACTGGTGGCCCATGAAGAACCGGTGGAACTGCCGCTCTCTGAGATCGCTGCCCCCCTGCCCTCCGAACCCGATCACACGACAGCGTTGCCCGCGAATTCCTGTTCTCTCGCGGAACTCGAAGCACTGGCCCAGGCACACAACCCGACCCTGATTCAAGCCCAGGCTCAGGTGGATGCTGCCCGGGGTGCCGCTTATCAGGCCGGCCTCAAGCCGAATCCGGTGATGGGTTATAAAGCGGACCAGATTGGCATTGAAGGTACGGCGGGTGAACTGCAGGGTGCGTTTGTCTCACAGGAGATCGTCACCGGCGGCAAGCTGAAGCTGAGTCGCGCCAAGTGGACGCAGCAGATGTGTATCGCAGAAACGAACCTGCAGGCACAATGCACGCGGGTGCTTAACGATGTGCAGATTCATTACTATCGGACTCTCGCAGCCCAGCAGTTACTGGCGGTTCAGAAGCAGCTGCTGGCGAATGCGGAAGATAACCTGCAGACCCACAAAGAGATGTTCAACCTGGGACAGACCAATCAGTCGGGACTGTTGCAGGCGGAAGTGGATCTGCAAAAGGTGCGACTCACTCTGCAGACCGCTGAGAACGATCTGGAGCAGGAATGGCGTGAACTGGTAGCAATGGTGGGCGTGCCCGAACTCGCATGCACAACCTTGATAGGTTCGCTGGAACCGCAGAGCGAACTGCTGGACTGGAATACGGTGCTCAATCAACTGCTGGAAAGCAGCCCGGAGATTGTAGCTGCCTGGGAACGGGTGCAGCATGATGAGATCACCGTAGAACGGGAAAAGGTGCAGCCGATTCCGAATGTCCTGTTGAATGTGGACTTTGGTCACAACTATGAAACGGACAACTCGGTGGCGGGCGTGTCGGTCGGGCTGCCGATTCCGATCTTTGACCGGAACCAGGGGACGGTGGACCAGGCGTTGGCCGACCTGAATCAGTCGCGGGCCAATGTGAAACGGTTAGAACTCTCGCTGATGAGCCGACTTTCGCACACTTATCGCGATTACCGGACCTCCCGCCAGCATGTGGAAGCTTACCGGGATCGCATGCTGCCTAAGGCGAAACAGGCTTACGAAATTACGCACGACAGTTATTACAAACGCCGGGCTCCGTGGCTGGATGTGCTGATGGCGCAAAAGATGTATTTGAACCTGCAGCAGGATTACATCCAGAGTCAGCTGCAGAACCAGGAAACCGAAGTGGCGATTCGCGGAATGTTGCTGACGGGCGGACTGAATATTCCGCCGGCCCCCATGGGTGGCGGACACATCGACGCGGTGCCCAAGCCCCGCTAA
- a CDS encoding multicopper oxidase family protein: MMTTPHDRRNFLAQGAAATAGLFATRSVLSQQNDSFSTTEQQNADQNNDGYPRLHPGLGGPIGSATDRGKLVPGLGKTGAPPVGITAPDLKTTSGKVIDGVREFHLHAMPVRREVLPGIWMDAYGYNGEFPGPALEMYQGERVRIVFKNDLPEATTLHSHGLELPIYMDGIPAVTQPLVKPGQTFVYEYDVHQEGSYFLHPHVAMQEAIGMVVPFIIHPKVAYEPVVDRDFVLMTQQFSMMPNASIPNTTSMDWNFLTINGRCGPYTTPLVCKLGERIRIRFLNFSTLHQHPMHLHGHTFWVTGTEGGRIPESAWIPGNTVIVGVAQARDVEFIANNPGDWVLHCHMFHHMMNHMVTQVGPIVREKWNDAEEIVPGFPQMMSSAKLTKQDIHKLTSRRETQGMREGWYHGVHGLFTVMRVLPPDLYDKVMHTNEPIPPFSSTPKGPPPGSQSL, encoded by the coding sequence ATGATGACAACTCCCCACGATCGCAGAAATTTTCTGGCACAAGGTGCGGCAGCGACCGCAGGTCTGTTCGCAACCCGTTCGGTACTGAGCCAGCAGAACGACTCATTCTCGACGACCGAACAGCAGAATGCAGATCAGAATAACGATGGGTACCCCCGCCTGCATCCGGGGCTGGGTGGTCCGATCGGCAGTGCGACTGACCGAGGCAAGCTGGTGCCGGGACTGGGGAAGACCGGCGCACCTCCCGTGGGAATTACCGCACCGGACCTGAAGACCACCAGCGGTAAAGTCATCGACGGGGTTCGCGAGTTTCATCTGCACGCGATGCCCGTCCGTCGCGAAGTCCTGCCGGGGATCTGGATGGATGCCTACGGTTACAACGGGGAGTTCCCCGGACCCGCTCTGGAAATGTACCAGGGAGAGCGGGTACGGATTGTATTCAAAAACGATCTCCCCGAAGCGACGACGCTGCATTCGCACGGGCTGGAACTGCCAATCTACATGGACGGGATCCCTGCTGTCACACAACCCCTGGTCAAACCCGGGCAGACGTTCGTCTATGAGTACGACGTGCACCAGGAAGGGAGTTATTTTCTGCATCCGCACGTTGCGATGCAGGAGGCGATCGGGATGGTGGTCCCCTTTATCATTCATCCCAAAGTGGCATACGAACCGGTTGTGGATCGGGATTTCGTTTTGATGACACAGCAGTTCTCCATGATGCCGAACGCCAGCATTCCCAACACGACTTCGATGGACTGGAACTTCCTGACCATCAATGGCCGTTGCGGTCCTTATACGACGCCACTGGTCTGTAAACTGGGTGAGCGGATACGAATCCGTTTCCTGAATTTCAGTACGCTGCACCAGCATCCGATGCACCTGCACGGACACACGTTCTGGGTGACGGGAACCGAGGGAGGCCGCATTCCGGAGTCGGCATGGATTCCGGGTAACACCGTGATTGTCGGCGTGGCCCAGGCGCGGGATGTCGAATTCATCGCTAACAACCCTGGGGACTGGGTGCTGCACTGTCACATGTTCCATCACATGATGAACCACATGGTGACCCAGGTCGGACCGATTGTGCGCGAGAAGTGGAACGACGCGGAGGAAATTGTTCCCGGCTTTCCGCAGATGATGTCCAGTGCGAAACTGACGAAGCAAGACATTCACAAACTGACCAGCCGACGTGAGACGCAGGGGATGCGTGAGGGCTGGTACCATGGCGTGCACGGTCTGTTTACCGTTATGCGGGTGCTGCCCCCGGATCTGTATGACAAGGTCATGCACACCAATGAGCCCATTCCACCCTTCTCGAGTACACCCAAAGGTCCGCCGCCGGGGAGTCAGTCGCTTTAA
- the purN gene encoding phosphoribosylglycinamide formyltransferase has translation MTSTVLNRPLKLAVLISGGGTTLTNFLAQKAAGQLDIEVPLVIASRPGCGGIAKAEAAGLNCEVIARRDFENIEDFSHAIFEQCRACEVDLVTLAGFLSLIHIPEDFLYRVMNIHPALIPSFCGHGYYGHKVHEAVVSRGVKVSGCTVHFADNEYDHGPIIAQSAVPVKGTDSPDDVAARVFEAECELYPEVLRLYAAGKIKVVERRTVIAD, from the coding sequence ATGACTTCAACTGTTCTGAACCGTCCCCTGAAACTGGCCGTCCTGATTTCCGGTGGCGGCACCACCCTGACCAACTTCCTCGCACAGAAAGCCGCCGGCCAGCTCGATATTGAGGTTCCCCTGGTGATTGCCAGTCGCCCCGGTTGTGGCGGGATTGCCAAGGCGGAAGCCGCCGGCCTCAACTGCGAAGTCATCGCCCGCCGTGATTTCGAGAACATCGAAGACTTCAGTCACGCGATCTTTGAACAGTGTCGCGCCTGCGAAGTCGACCTGGTGACGCTCGCCGGTTTCCTCTCGCTGATTCACATCCCCGAGGATTTTCTGTACCGCGTGATGAATATCCATCCCGCGCTGATTCCCTCGTTCTGCGGGCACGGCTATTACGGCCATAAAGTACATGAAGCCGTCGTTTCACGCGGCGTAAAGGTCAGCGGTTGTACGGTGCATTTTGCCGACAACGAATACGACCATGGTCCCATTATCGCCCAGTCCGCAGTCCCCGTGAAAGGGACTGACTCGCCCGATGATGTCGCCGCCCGGGTCTTTGAAGCCGAATGCGAGCTCTATCCTGAAGTGCTCCGCCTCTACGCTGCCGGTAAAATCAAAGTCGTCGAGCGTCGTACCGTCATCGCAGATTAA
- the trxA gene encoding thioredoxin has protein sequence MAENVLEFTDANFQSEVLEASEPVLVDFWAPWCGPCKMMMPTIEEIASDYSGRVRVGKLNTDENPGIASASSISAIPTVKLYKGGQVVETFVGVTPKERFAASLDSQL, from the coding sequence ATGGCGGAAAACGTATTGGAATTTACTGATGCCAACTTCCAGTCTGAAGTGTTGGAAGCATCTGAACCTGTATTAGTCGACTTCTGGGCGCCCTGGTGTGGTCCCTGCAAAATGATGATGCCAACCATCGAAGAAATTGCCAGCGACTACTCTGGCCGTGTGCGTGTTGGAAAGCTGAATACCGATGAAAACCCCGGTATTGCTTCCGCAAGCAGCATCAGCGCCATCCCGACCGTAAAACTTTATAAAGGTGGTCAAGTGGTTGAAACGTTTGTGGGTGTGACTCCCAAAGAACGTTTCGCAGCATCACTGGACAGCCAGCTGTAA
- a CDS encoding VOC family protein, protein MSDVAPTECVQVQAFDHITLVVKDLEAARKFYVDFLGMDQVPRPAFSFEGHWYQIGGQQIHLILEHDQSGAAGQADVEPNTRTHHFAFQVQDANQAYAQALQQGIPIVSPPKPRPDGATQTFVNDPDGHIIELCSLGS, encoded by the coding sequence ATGTCTGATGTTGCCCCCACAGAATGTGTGCAGGTTCAAGCCTTCGATCACATCACTCTTGTGGTCAAAGATCTGGAAGCCGCGCGTAAGTTTTACGTCGATTTTCTGGGCATGGATCAGGTGCCTCGACCTGCGTTTTCTTTCGAAGGGCACTGGTACCAGATCGGCGGACAGCAGATTCACCTCATCCTGGAACACGATCAGTCCGGCGCAGCCGGCCAGGCCGATGTCGAACCGAACACCCGCACACACCATTTCGCCTTTCAGGTGCAGGATGCGAATCAGGCCTACGCACAGGCGCTCCAGCAGGGAATTCCCATTGTTTCGCCCCCGAAACCCCGTCCCGATGGAGCCACCCAGACCTTCGTCAACGACCCGGACGGACACATCATCGAGCTCTGCTCGCTCGGATCCTGA
- the mqnE gene encoding aminofutalosine synthase MqnE — MNLNQNEQEQLATITRKVETGERITFDEGVFLDEKVDILTLGGLANQVRERKNGNFAFYNTNIHLNPTNVCVYRCKFCAFRADLKSERGYTFTEDMIRERVQEARASGATEIHVVGGLHHQKKFDWYLDVVSTIHDEYPELHIKAWTPVEINWFSFMTKKPTRWVLEQMMEAGLGSMPGGGAEIFHPEVREKICEHKADAQSWLDIHREAHNLGLRSNATILYGHYEEAKHRVDHLCRLRELQDETGGFQTFIPLAFHPENTGMSEIPKASGLTDLKMIALSRIMLDNFDHIKAYWIMLGEKTAQTALSFGADDLDGTVVHELIYHDAGAKTPEGLTVEMLHRLIKEAGRIPVERDTLYRHIVRDGASWSIGEPILASSVS, encoded by the coding sequence ATGAATCTGAATCAAAACGAACAGGAACAGCTCGCAACCATCACCCGCAAAGTCGAAACCGGCGAGCGGATCACCTTCGACGAAGGTGTTTTTCTGGACGAGAAAGTCGATATCCTGACGCTGGGCGGCCTGGCCAATCAGGTCCGTGAACGCAAGAACGGGAACTTCGCGTTTTACAACACGAATATCCACCTGAACCCGACGAACGTCTGTGTTTATCGCTGTAAGTTCTGCGCCTTCCGGGCCGATCTCAAATCCGAACGTGGCTACACCTTTACCGAAGACATGATTCGCGAACGCGTTCAGGAAGCCCGCGCCAGCGGCGCCACCGAAATCCACGTCGTCGGCGGTCTGCATCACCAGAAAAAATTCGACTGGTACCTCGACGTCGTTAGCACCATTCACGACGAGTATCCCGAGCTGCACATCAAAGCCTGGACGCCGGTGGAAATCAACTGGTTCAGCTTCATGACTAAAAAGCCGACCCGCTGGGTCCTCGAACAGATGATGGAAGCCGGACTGGGCAGCATGCCTGGCGGCGGCGCTGAAATCTTCCATCCCGAAGTCCGCGAAAAAATCTGCGAACATAAGGCCGACGCCCAGAGTTGGCTCGACATCCACCGAGAAGCTCACAACCTGGGACTGCGGAGTAACGCCACCATTCTCTACGGCCACTACGAAGAGGCCAAGCACCGCGTCGACCATCTCTGTCGCCTGCGGGAACTGCAGGATGAGACCGGCGGATTCCAGACGTTTATCCCGCTGGCCTTCCATCCGGAAAACACCGGGATGTCAGAAATTCCCAAAGCCTCCGGACTCACCGACCTCAAGATGATCGCACTCTCGCGGATCATGCTCGACAACTTCGATCACATTAAAGCCTACTGGATCATGCTCGGCGAAAAGACCGCGCAGACCGCCCTCAGCTTTGGTGCCGACGACCTGGACGGAACCGTGGTTCACGAACTGATCTATCACGACGCCGGAGCCAAAACGCCGGAAGGGCTGACAGTCGAAATGCTGCATCGCCTGATCAAGGAAGCAGGCCGCATCCCCGTCGAACGCGATACCCTCTATCGGCACATTGTCCGCGACGGCGCTTCCTGGAGCATCGGGGAACCGATCCTGGCCTCCTCCGTTTCCTGA
- a CDS encoding UbiA-like polyprenyltransferase, which yields MLARLRLLLELIRFSHTIFALPFALLSAVLAWRGQTVRWQELVGILLCMLFARSAAMAFNRLIDRDIDAENPRTAGRHIPAGLISVRAVTIFTLLTSLAFIASTLLFLPNRWPLYLAVPVLLFLLGYSYAKRFTIWCHYWLSTALMLSPLAAWIAIRGSLSLEPILLGAVVFFWVGGFDIIYACQDVHFDQDKRLSSIPSRWGIKKALRFAMFSHFMTIVCLFSLWYVAALGIPFLIAVLAVAGLLIYEHLLVNPDDLGRVNLAFFHVNAVISIGLFFVGLIDVWLA from the coding sequence ATGCTGGCCCGACTGCGCCTGTTACTCGAACTGATTCGCTTCAGCCATACTATCTTTGCCCTCCCGTTCGCGCTGCTCTCCGCCGTACTGGCCTGGCGCGGTCAGACCGTTCGCTGGCAGGAACTGGTGGGGATTCTGCTCTGTATGCTGTTTGCCCGATCGGCAGCCATGGCCTTCAATCGACTCATCGACCGCGACATCGACGCAGAAAATCCGCGAACCGCAGGGCGACACATCCCGGCAGGGCTAATCAGTGTCCGCGCGGTAACCATCTTCACCCTGCTGACTTCACTGGCCTTTATCGCTTCGACACTCCTGTTTTTACCCAATCGCTGGCCCCTCTACCTCGCGGTGCCGGTACTCTTGTTTCTACTCGGCTATTCCTACGCCAAACGCTTCACTATCTGGTGCCATTACTGGCTCTCGACAGCCCTTATGCTCTCACCCCTGGCTGCCTGGATCGCCATCCGCGGGTCGCTCTCGCTGGAACCCATTCTGCTGGGAGCGGTCGTCTTCTTCTGGGTCGGCGGTTTCGATATTATCTATGCGTGTCAGGATGTCCATTTTGATCAGGACAAGCGGCTTTCCAGTATCCCCTCCCGCTGGGGCATCAAAAAAGCCCTGCGTTTCGCGATGTTCAGCCACTTCATGACCATCGTCTGCCTGTTCAGCCTCTGGTATGTCGCTGCCCTGGGCATCCCCTTTCTGATCGCCGTCCTCGCGGTCGCGGGACTGCTGATCTATGAACACCTGCTGGTCAATCCGGATGACCTGGGACGCGTGAATCTGGCTTTTTTCCACGTGAACGCCGTGATCAGTATTGGTTTGTTCTTTGTGGGATTGATCGATGTCTGGCTCGCATAA
- a CDS encoding DUF1570 domain-containing protein — translation MKTELPVSPDQTPHRKSWPAFKALALNVCLTLCLFSAQGCRTAAKNQAVHLPARHSVSAEQLIVLSDFKLGQEHPLFQDLIQLREDVAATLNIPLNSEQVTVYLFSNQEEYRNYLDLTYPGLPPRRAYFVGTPKELAVYTFWGDRIQEDLRHEFTHGLLHASLKTVPLWLDEGLAEYFEVAGNTPGQINRDHASRLTAALNNGWKPDMKRLEQLEKVSQMQRVDYQEAWAWTHFMLNSTPEARDALLAYLSELKTNESPEVLSARLPRDIPGVEDRFVNYVASLNTFPSR, via the coding sequence GTGAAAACCGAATTACCCGTCAGCCCGGATCAGACTCCCCACCGGAAGTCATGGCCCGCATTCAAAGCCCTCGCTCTGAATGTCTGTCTGACACTTTGTCTGTTCTCAGCTCAAGGCTGCCGGACCGCCGCGAAAAATCAGGCCGTCCATCTGCCCGCACGACACAGCGTCAGTGCCGAACAGCTGATCGTGCTCAGCGATTTCAAACTGGGGCAGGAACATCCCCTGTTTCAGGATCTGATTCAGCTGCGGGAAGATGTCGCCGCCACCCTGAATATTCCCTTGAACAGCGAGCAGGTCACCGTTTACCTCTTTTCCAATCAGGAAGAGTATCGCAACTATCTCGATCTGACCTACCCGGGGCTGCCTCCGCGTCGCGCTTACTTTGTGGGCACTCCCAAAGAGCTCGCCGTCTACACCTTCTGGGGTGACCGCATCCAGGAAGATCTCCGCCACGAATTTACACACGGACTCCTGCATGCCAGCCTGAAGACCGTTCCGCTCTGGCTCGACGAAGGTCTCGCGGAATACTTCGAAGTCGCCGGCAATACCCCCGGACAGATCAATCGCGATCACGCGTCCCGACTCACCGCCGCCCTTAATAACGGCTGGAAGCCGGATATGAAACGCCTGGAACAGCTCGAGAAGGTCTCGCAGATGCAACGCGTCGATTACCAGGAAGCCTGGGCCTGGACACATTTCATGTTGAACAGCACGCCCGAAGCCCGGGATGCACTGCTCGCATATCTCTCGGAGCTGAAGACCAACGAATCCCCCGAGGTCCTCAGTGCCCGGCTGCCTCGCGACATTCCCGGCGTCGAAGATCGCTTCGTGAATTATGTCGCTTCCCTGAACACTTTTCCCAGCCGGTAA
- the fmt gene encoding methionyl-tRNA formyltransferase, with the protein MPLKVVMMGTGTFAIPAFQALIDSEHEVLALYTQPDRTGRGHHRHKNPMKELALEHEIPVFQPPKINTAEALEELDQLQADVYLVAAYGQILSQKLLDMPRCGAFNLHASLLPKYRGAAPILYAIQNGETQSGVSVFRIERALDSGPIAGMVETEIGPKETTGQLQDRLADLAAPLAMQLLSDIEAGTLVETPQNHEEATFAPTLDKQVGAIDWNQTAEQISWHVRAMQPWPSPFSFLQHPGQDPLRLQILDVDPLTPEELEALEPQVDPQAAAPGTVVFADTRRVVVSTGSGLLQLNQIQPQGKRAMQVKEFLCGRKIHPGDIFGTPAT; encoded by the coding sequence GTGCCTTTAAAAGTAGTCATGATGGGGACCGGCACCTTCGCGATTCCCGCGTTTCAGGCGCTCATTGATTCCGAGCATGAGGTTCTGGCCCTGTATACACAGCCCGATCGGACCGGTCGTGGACATCACCGCCACAAAAACCCGATGAAAGAGCTCGCCCTGGAACACGAGATCCCCGTCTTTCAGCCGCCGAAAATCAATACCGCGGAAGCACTCGAAGAACTCGACCAGCTACAGGCCGACGTGTACCTCGTCGCCGCGTACGGACAGATCCTCTCCCAGAAACTGCTCGATATGCCCCGCTGCGGTGCCTTTAATCTGCACGCGTCCCTGCTGCCAAAATATCGCGGCGCCGCCCCGATTCTTTATGCGATCCAGAATGGCGAGACCCAAAGCGGCGTCTCGGTCTTCCGGATCGAACGCGCCCTCGACTCCGGCCCGATCGCCGGCATGGTCGAAACCGAAATTGGTCCCAAGGAAACAACGGGACAACTGCAGGATCGACTTGCCGACCTCGCCGCACCGCTGGCCATGCAGTTACTGTCCGACATCGAAGCCGGCACACTCGTCGAAACGCCACAAAACCATGAGGAAGCCACCTTCGCGCCCACACTGGACAAGCAGGTCGGCGCGATTGACTGGAACCAGACCGCCGAACAGATTTCCTGGCACGTCCGCGCCATGCAACCTTGGCCCAGCCCGTTCTCCTTTCTGCAGCATCCGGGACAGGATCCCCTGCGTCTGCAGATCCTGGATGTCGACCCACTCACTCCCGAAGAGTTGGAAGCCTTGGAACCGCAAGTCGATCCACAGGCGGCCGCTCCCGGAACGGTCGTCTTCGCCGATACCAGACGCGTTGTCGTCAGTACAGGATCGGGGCTGCTGCAGCTCAACCAGATTCAGCCGCAAGGTAAGCGAGCCATGCAGGTTAAGGAATTTCTCTGCGGTCGGAAAATCCATCCGGGGGACATTTTCGGTACTCCCGCCACTTAA